The DNA window ATGGAAGTTGATGGTGTCAAGTTCCGGGCTGTGTCTGGCGAAGGAGACGGCCAGCAGTCTTCGTGAGCTGGCCAGAAAAGGAGAGAGCCACAAGAAAGTTGCACAATAGTACTCGGAGGTCAAGGATAGGTACCTATGTCTTCCGATCTGGTTTCCTGTATTTGCTGCACGTCCTTGGCCTGAGAACAGATGTTACCTAGGGGGGGCAACACAGCACTCCGAAACTCCTCTACCGCCTCGATCACAACAGCATATAGTATCCTACATGCATGGACCGTCTTCGCTCCCGTCTAATTAACCCCCGCCCGTCTGCGGGTCGCAGTAGCCGAACTGGGGCTGGCAGCCAACAATGTAGGGACAGTActggtcgccgtcgccgcagtAGCCAAActggctgcagcagcgcccaAAGTTCGATCCTAGACACGTCACGCCATTGCCGCACCTGCCGTCCGTGCTCGATGTCAGCCCCGGAGGGATCGAAACCGTGGGCGAGGACGAagtggtggtcgtggtggtggtcgtgggtctgctcgtcgtcgtggttGGCGGAGGAGTGGGCGTGGTCGTAGTGGTGGTCTGGCCGGGAAAGCCGGGCGTCGTGGTGACGTTGGTTGGGGGGTTGCCGGGCTGACCCGGCACGCCAAGGCAGGCGCCGTACGCGCTCtggcagccggcgccgcagtaCTCGATGGAGGAGCCGCACCAGAAAAACTGCGAGCAGCAGGGGCCGAAGTTGGGGTTGCCGATGCACATGGTGTTGTTGCCGCACATACCGTTGGTGGTGGTCTGCATGCCGGCCGTGGGAGAGGCGCCTGAAGacgtcgtggtggtggtagtcgGGAGGCTTGTCGGCCGcgtggtcgtggtcgtggTCGGCTGCGTGGTAGGGGGTGCAACCGGCGTagacgtcgtcgtcgtcgtgggcGGCAGTGCGGCAGTCGTCCTCGGCCACCCGCAGGTGCCGTAGTCTGGCTGGCAGTCAAAGAGCGGGTTGCAGTAGTCGATCGAGTCACCGCAGTAGCCGTAGCTGGAGCAGCACAGATCTCCAGGGCACCTGCCGTACTGGGCGCCGCACTGGTCGTTTGCCTGCCGCAGTCCCAGCTCGGCGAAGTTGCTGGTGGCGTTGCGGTGCCGGGTGCCGAATTTCATGAGGCGACGGCCGGCAGCCAACccagccagctcggcgatgcgctCGTCCGTTGCATGGTTATTGGCGTCCAGACCCAACACGCCGGTCCAGCACAGCGCTGCTGCTAAGCCGACGTAGATGGACCTCATCGTCTCAGCAGCGTCACAACCGCATCAAGAGATCTATCTCAGCTGTCTGCGCAATCCTGATCTGGGAGTCGGGCAGCCAGATCGACGAGGAGCAAGACGCACACTCCAGGATAGGGGATGTGGCATGACATTTGAATCCCtccctcctcggcgtcgtggAACCCAAACTACATATCATCTTCATCGCTCTGCCGCCCGCCAATGATCCGACTGCCGGGCCATAGATCAGGGGGCCGACCTAAAGGGTCGAATCGATGGGACCTCGAGGGCGCATCAACGTTGCTCTTGAATTAATATATCGAGCTAGACAGTCGCAACAGGCACTATCCGGAGCATTGCTGTGGATTATCGACCAGGCGCGAAAAATGAGGCTAAATTCCTTCAGGCTGCCGGTTTTCCCGAAGGTAAGCTCGTGGCTGCAGGAACGGCGGAACTCGTCCCGTGTTGTCGCATTGGATAACCACCTCGCCGGTAAACCCCCAGCAGGCTCCGCACATGGCAGAATGCAATGAGCACATATCCACAACTTGAGCCCGGCTGGGCGTGGCCAGGGAAGCCAATAGCCTACGGTGCAGCGAGACACTGACGCCAACAGCGCTCGCTTCGATGCAAGAGAAGCCATAGAAGGTCTCCAGAGTTCCAGATTCGGCAAGGCAGGACGGCAAGACAGCTTGCGCCCTGTCCAAAAGAAGGATGAGCGAAGACAGGAACGACACCGTCCAGACCAGAACTTACTCACTCGGCGCCCCCCGGCCCCACTGCCAACAGACGGTGTCCTATTTCCCTCACCATATTACGAAGTCAACCCAGCAAGTGACTGCGTGGCTGTTTTCCCCGCAGTTGCATCTCGGATGCCAAAGCTCCACCCTTATGCTCGCCAGTTGCGATGTATGGTCCTCGCGTATTCCGTATCGCTCTTCCCCTCAACCGACTCCTCCCACCAGCGGCTCGCCGCTTTGCGCTCAATAGGTTGGTTCATGGTCCTTGTACCTTGGTCCCGTAACCGGCAGGCCGGACCAACCTCTCCTCGGCACCCGTAAACCAGACACCATTCCGGCCCGGCATTACGTGCGGGCAGGATGGCGTTGCTTCCGGGGCGCGCAACCCGCCCAGCAGTGTCAGGCTTCGCTCAGCTCACGGTTGCAGTTAGGTCCCGCCAATGCCGCTGGAAATTACTTCCAGCAACGCGGCCGGCCCGATCGAGACCGGGACACCGCCAGGCAGGCTCTTCCAGTACCATCTGAATGGAAACTAGCCAGCGTCGGAAAGCAAATAATGGCTGAACGCAGCTTTGAATCGTGGCTGGTGAACACCCTGACAGTCCAACCGTCCAGGGTGACAATGGAAGGTGTCAG is part of the Thermothielavioides terrestris NRRL 8126 chromosome 2, complete sequence genome and encodes:
- a CDS encoding carbohydrate-binding module family 18 protein (CAZy_ID 269716), encoding MRSIYVGLAAALCWTGVLGLDANNHATDERIAELAGLAAGRRLMKFGTRHRNATSNFAELGLRQANDQCGAQYGRCPGDLCCSSYGYCGDSIDYCNPLFDCQPDYGTCGWPRTTAALPPTTTTTSTPVAPPTTQPTTTTTTRPTSLPTTTTTTSSGASPTAGMQTTTNGMCGNNTMCIGNPNFGPCCSQFFWCGSSIEYCGAGCQSAYGACLGVPGQPGNPPTNVTTTPGFPGQTTTTTTPTPPPTTTTSRPTTTTTTTTSSSPTVSIPPGLTSSTDGRCGNGVTCLGSNFGRCCSQFGYCGDGDQYCPYIVGCQPQFGYCDPQTGGG